The following coding sequences lie in one Cotesia glomerata isolate CgM1 linkage group LG5, MPM_Cglom_v2.3, whole genome shotgun sequence genomic window:
- the LOC123265990 gene encoding uncharacterized protein LOC123265990 yields the protein MDKECLHRHALKFKNKPAGMCCASGKMLLPEIETPPEPLNGLLIGTDPDSNVFLKSIRRFNSCFQMTSFGATEIVRNTNANGQQFNSTFKIRGQVYHKMGSLLPMPNEPHKFLQIYFMGGEDSGSALANRVNARCDYNNLDSLYAMRIDSELDALLNEHNELLKIFKSHMHQFQSDNHAIVINPDKTPAGEHIRRFNAPVVDDVAGVMVGDCTAPREIVIRRRNNNLQFIADTHRSYDALQYPLIFWKGQDGYCINIKQRDPVSGAETNKNVSSKDYYAYRLMIGLIGRAKKPNRRIPFLKS from the exons ATGGACAAGGAATGTTTGCATCGTCATGctctgaaattcaaaaataagcCAGCTGGGATGTGTTGCGCGTCAGGAAAAATGCTACTACCTGAAAttgaaacaccacctgaacCATTGAACGGCTTACTTATCGGCACGGATCCAGATTCTAACGTGTTCCTGAAGTCAATTCGAAGATTCAATTCatgctttcaaatgacatcgtttggagcaacagaaatagttcgaaatactaatgcaaatggtcaacaatttaattctacattcaaaatcagaggccaagtttatcataaaatgggCTCACTGCTGCCAATGCCAAACGAACCACATAAATTCTTACAAATCTACTTTATGGGCGGCGAGGATTCCGGAAGCGCACTTGCCAATCGCGTGAATGCACGTTGTGATTATAATAACCTTGATTCACTTTATGCCATGCGCATTGACAGCGAGCTAGATGCTCTTTTGAACGAGCACAACgagttgttgaaaatattcaaatcacaTATGCACCAATTCCAAAGCGATAATCACGCTATCGTCATTAATCCTGATAAAACACCAGCTGGAGAGCATATTCGTAGATTCAATGCACCCGTTGTTGATGATGTTGCTGGAGTCATGGTTGGCGATTGTACAGCTCCACGAGAAATTGTGATTcgtagaagaaataataatcttcagttCATTGCTGACACACATCGTTCATATGACGCTCTTCAATATCCGCTAATATTCTGGAAGGGACAAGACGGATATTGCATAAACATAAAACAACGAGATCCCGTATCAG GAGctgaaacaaacaagaacgtTAGCTCAAAGGATTATTATGCGTACCGATTAATGATTGGGTTGATCGGGCGCGCCAAGAAGCCCAACAGGCGGATACCTTTCCTTAAGTCCTGA